A stretch of the Desulfurellaceae bacterium genome encodes the following:
- a CDS encoding amidohydrolase family protein yields MSTNGHAASSANIRANLSHPVVDADGHWLEFGPLIRSQLRKIGGDKAVEGFSMFPKLVQNQLAMSVAERTAHRTAQQAFWALPTKNTRDRATAMMPKLMNERLDELGIDFSVLYPTAGLGLPLVPDAEARRAACRAFNTFSADYFGPFSDRLTPSAVIPMHTPEEAIEELEHAVRQLGLKVVMLGSLIARPIEAVAEQTPEAAEVATWRDVLGLDSVYDYDPVWAKCVELKVAPSFHSGSRGFGLRVSPSNFCYNHIGHFAVANEAVCKALFLGGVTRRFPSLKFAFLEGGVGWACQLYADLIEHWEKRKLDALDEVDPKNLDSKLLLQLAEAYGHEDMLSAMREREAMFDTAMPPKAAVDVGGIGNLDDYAACRIDKKEDFKELFVKNFYFGCEADDRMNAWAFNTASNPFSAQLHALFGSDVGHFDVQDMAGVLHEAHELVDDGLMNADNFRDFVFTNPVRFWAESNPDFFKGTVVEKEAAALLAGPSVGLSATGQTAQPAK; encoded by the coding sequence ATGAGTACCAACGGTCATGCCGCATCGTCGGCCAACATTCGAGCCAACCTGTCCCATCCGGTTGTTGATGCCGACGGCCACTGGCTGGAATTCGGTCCCCTGATCAGAAGCCAGCTGCGCAAGATAGGCGGCGACAAGGCGGTCGAGGGCTTCTCGATGTTTCCCAAGCTGGTCCAGAACCAACTCGCCATGTCGGTTGCCGAGCGGACCGCCCACCGGACCGCCCAGCAGGCCTTTTGGGCGCTGCCGACCAAAAACACCCGCGACCGGGCCACCGCCATGATGCCGAAGCTGATGAATGAACGGCTGGACGAACTCGGCATCGACTTCAGCGTCCTCTATCCCACCGCCGGTCTGGGTCTGCCGCTGGTGCCCGACGCCGAGGCCCGGCGAGCCGCCTGCCGCGCCTTCAACACCTTTAGCGCCGACTACTTCGGGCCGTTCTCGGATCGGCTGACGCCGTCGGCGGTGATTCCCATGCACACCCCCGAGGAAGCGATTGAAGAGCTGGAGCACGCGGTTCGACAGCTCGGCCTCAAGGTCGTCATGCTGGGCAGCCTGATCGCCCGGCCGATTGAGGCTGTGGCCGAGCAGACCCCCGAGGCGGCCGAGGTTGCCACCTGGCGAGACGTCCTGGGTCTCGACAGCGTGTACGACTACGACCCGGTGTGGGCCAAATGCGTGGAACTCAAGGTCGCTCCCAGCTTTCACTCCGGCTCGCGCGGCTTTGGCCTGCGGGTCTCGCCGTCCAACTTCTGCTACAACCATATCGGCCACTTTGCGGTTGCCAACGAGGCGGTGTGCAAGGCCCTGTTTCTGGGCGGCGTGACCCGGCGCTTCCCCAGCCTGAAGTTCGCCTTCCTGGAGGGCGGGGTGGGCTGGGCCTGCCAGCTGTACGCCGACCTCATCGAACACTGGGAAAAGCGCAAGCTCGACGCCCTGGACGAGGTTGATCCCAAAAATCTGGACAGCAAGCTGCTCCTGCAACTGGCCGAAGCCTACGGGCACGAAGACATGCTCAGCGCCATGCGCGAACGGGAGGCCATGTTCGACACGGCCATGCCGCCCAAGGCGGCGGTGGATGTCGGCGGGATCGGCAACCTCGACGACTACGCCGCCTGCCGGATCGACAAAAAAGAGGACTTCAAAGAACTCTTTGTCAAGAACTTCTATTTCGGGTGTGAGGCCGACGACCGCATGAACGCCTGGGCCTTCAACACCGCCAGCAATCCGTTCTCGGCCCAGCTGCACGCCCTGTTCGGCTCGGACGTTGGTCACTTCGATGTCCAGGACATGGCCGGCGTCTTGCACGAGGCTCACGAGCTGGTCGACGACGGGCTGATGAACGCGGACAATTTCCGGGACTTTGTGTTCACCAACCCAGTCCGCTTCTGGGCCGAGAGCAACCCGGACTTCTTCAAGGGCACGGTTGTCGAAAAAGAGGCCGCGGCCCTGCTGGCCGGCCCGTCGGTCGGGCTCAGTGCGACCGGGCAGACCGCTCAGCCGGCCAAGTAA
- a CDS encoding amidase, which translates to MSEFAYATAIEIAQKIRQREVSSREVLDALLERVDRLDKPINSVVTLDAERARSEADAADAALARGEVRGPLHGVPMTVKDSFQTAGMRTTSGAPELSDFVPEEDAWPVARLREAGAVIFGKTNLPIYAGDLQSYNEVFGTTNNPHDLGRTPGGSSGGSAAALACGFTPLELGSDIGGSIRLPSHMAGVVGHKPSYGIVPAHGQIPGPPGTLTLADLAVAGPMARSVEDLELGLDIMAGPNRWERPAWRLELPPARHQQLKDYRVAAWLDDPRCRVEPGVKALLESAAGRLADQGVRLDTQARPDFSLEKIATTFQALLQVALSGGVPRDKIELYATASGDTSIDRTRRFMAMRHREWLSYNERRMQLRKRWEEFFQNWDALLLPVMPCAAIPHDHSEPQAGRTATVDGQAYPYWDLITWMAPAGACYLPVTVVPVGCLDNGLPVGVQIVAPYLEDRTSLDLARHVLALTGGCPRPAGF; encoded by the coding sequence ATGTCTGAATTTGCGTATGCGACCGCCATCGAAATCGCGCAAAAGATCCGTCAGCGGGAGGTGTCGAGCCGTGAGGTGCTCGACGCGCTGCTGGAGCGGGTCGACAGGCTCGATAAACCGATCAACAGCGTGGTGACGCTTGATGCCGAGCGCGCCCGCTCCGAAGCCGATGCGGCCGACGCGGCCCTGGCCCGGGGCGAGGTCCGGGGACCCCTGCACGGCGTCCCCATGACGGTCAAAGACTCCTTTCAGACAGCGGGGATGCGCACCACCTCGGGGGCTCCCGAGCTGTCGGACTTCGTGCCCGAAGAAGACGCCTGGCCGGTGGCCCGGCTGCGCGAGGCCGGAGCCGTCATTTTCGGTAAGACGAATCTGCCGATCTACGCCGGAGATCTGCAGAGCTACAACGAAGTCTTTGGCACAACCAATAATCCCCACGATCTGGGACGCACCCCGGGCGGCTCGTCGGGCGGCTCGGCCGCAGCCCTGGCGTGCGGGTTTACGCCCCTGGAACTGGGGAGTGACATCGGCGGCTCGATCCGCCTGCCGTCGCATATGGCGGGCGTGGTCGGACACAAGCCGAGCTACGGCATCGTGCCCGCCCACGGCCAGATTCCAGGCCCGCCCGGAACGCTGACCCTGGCCGATCTGGCCGTTGCCGGTCCCATGGCCCGGAGCGTCGAAGACCTGGAACTGGGGCTCGACATCATGGCCGGGCCGAATCGCTGGGAGCGGCCGGCGTGGCGGCTCGAACTGCCGCCGGCCCGGCATCAGCAGCTCAAGGACTACCGGGTGGCGGCCTGGTTGGACGATCCCCGCTGCCGGGTTGAACCGGGGGTCAAGGCCCTGCTCGAGTCTGCCGCCGGTCGGCTGGCCGACCAGGGGGTCCGCCTCGACACCCAGGCGCGGCCCGATTTTTCTCTGGAAAAAATCGCCACCACGTTTCAGGCCCTGCTGCAGGTCGCGCTGTCGGGCGGCGTTCCCCGCGACAAAATCGAGCTGTACGCGACCGCGTCGGGCGACACGAGTATTGACCGCACCCGGCGGTTCATGGCCATGCGTCACCGCGAGTGGCTGAGCTATAACGAGCGGCGCATGCAGCTGCGCAAGCGCTGGGAAGAGTTTTTCCAGAACTGGGACGCCCTGCTGCTGCCGGTCATGCCGTGTGCTGCCATCCCGCACGATCATTCCGAGCCCCAGGCCGGACGCACCGCCACGGTTGACGGCCAGGCGTATCCGTACTGGGATCTGATCACCTGGATGGCGCCGGCGGGTGCCTGTTACCTGCCGGTGACGGTTGTCCCGGTCGGGTGTCTGGACAACGGCCTGCCGGTCGGCGTGCAGATTGTCGCTCCCTATCTGGAGGATCGGACCAGCCTGGACCTGGCCAGGCATGTGTTGGCGCTGACGGGCGGCTGTCCCCGTCCGGCGGGGTTCTGA
- a CDS encoding alpha/beta hydrolase has translation MTERNFQLIETNGIRLRTVVEGTGPLVILLHGFPQCWYLWRHQIDPLVETGFQVAVPDQRGYGGSDRPEAIEAYNIVELTKDVVGIADALDHERFVVVGHDWGAPVAWHTALLHAERVRAVVGMSVPYVRGQVGVMTRQENFGDNFWYIVYFQQPGVAEAELETDIRKSLRVTYYVASGDAPEGVWFTHKPASAGFLDGLPDPASLPPWLTAEDLDYYEAQYKKSGFRGPINWYRNIDRNLEITPQLAEAKVEPPAFFIAGKKDLVLSFAGGGLLDLMDSFVSDLRGKVLIDGAGHWVQMEKPAEVNAALIDFLKPFA, from the coding sequence ATGACAGAACGAAATTTTCAGCTGATTGAGACAAACGGCATTCGGCTACGGACCGTTGTTGAGGGCACAGGACCGCTGGTGATTCTTCTCCACGGCTTCCCCCAGTGCTGGTATTTGTGGCGTCACCAGATCGATCCGCTGGTTGAGACCGGCTTTCAGGTCGCGGTGCCGGACCAGCGCGGCTATGGCGGCAGCGACCGGCCCGAGGCCATTGAGGCGTATAATATCGTCGAGCTGACCAAGGACGTGGTCGGCATTGCCGACGCCCTGGACCACGAGCGGTTTGTGGTGGTCGGCCACGACTGGGGTGCGCCGGTGGCCTGGCACACCGCCCTGCTGCACGCTGAGCGGGTGCGGGCCGTGGTCGGCATGAGCGTCCCGTATGTCCGGGGCCAGGTCGGAGTGATGACCCGGCAGGAAAATTTCGGCGATAATTTCTGGTATATCGTCTATTTCCAGCAGCCCGGGGTGGCCGAGGCGGAGCTGGAGACCGACATCCGCAAATCACTGCGCGTGACCTACTATGTGGCGTCCGGCGACGCGCCCGAGGGCGTGTGGTTTACCCACAAGCCGGCCAGCGCGGGTTTCCTCGACGGCCTGCCCGACCCGGCCAGCCTGCCGCCGTGGCTGACGGCCGAAGACCTCGACTACTACGAGGCGCAGTACAAAAAAAGCGGCTTTCGGGGACCAATCAACTGGTACCGGAACATCGACCGCAACCTCGAAATCACCCCCCAGTTGGCCGAGGCCAAGGTCGAACCGCCGGCGTTTTTCATCGCCGGCAAGAAAGACCTGGTGCTGTCCTTTGCCGGCGGTGGGCTGCTCGACCTGATGGACTCGTTTGTCTCGGACCTGCGCGGCAAGGTGCTGATCGACGGCGCCGGCCACTGGGTCCAGATGGAGAAACCGGCCGAGGTCAACGCGGCCCTGATCGACTTTTTGAAACCCTTCGCCTGA